From a single Miscanthus floridulus cultivar M001 chromosome 8, ASM1932011v1, whole genome shotgun sequence genomic region:
- the LOC136476867 gene encoding transcription factor bHLH130-like yields MYGSPVPKDLNLPVQPPMTSSGLLRYRSAPSTVLGDLCEDLLPPAPGAGPPRDADNVFSRFLADHHHIRDDKPSPPPPPPTAHFPSAADMASQQHQHQQMMFHSQSQSQSQQQQMVDANKSGGLYRTVSSGMEAAGAGVGAASNLIRQSSSPAGFLDHFSMDNGYGAMLRASMGMGFRDGSGGAGGGTTDSLAGGGGGSGRLKGQLSFSSRQGSLMSQISEMDSEDVGGSSPEAAGGGRGAYIPGYPMSSAGWDESSSALVSDSLSGMKRPPDSSEPGGQQQQQNGGLAHQFSLPKTSSEMAAIEKFLQFQDAVPCKIRAKRGCATHPRSIAERVRRTKISERIRKLQELVPNMDKQTNTSDMLDLAVDYIKDLQKQVKALNESRASCTCPASKHQQFSG; encoded by the exons CGGTGCCCAAGGACCTGAACCTCCCGGTGCAGCCGCCGATGACGTCGTCCGGGCTGCTACGCTACAGATCGGCGCCCAGCACGGTGCTCGGCGACCTCTGCGAGGACCTGCTCCCTCCGGCACCCGGCGCCGGGCCCCCGCGCGACGCCGACAACGTCTTCTCCAGGTTCCTGGCCGACCACCACCACATCCGAGACGACAagccgtcgccgccaccgccaccgccgactGCCCACTTCCCGAGTGCGGCCGACATGGCCTCCCAGCAGCACCAGCATCAGCAAATGATGTTCCACTCCCAGTCCCAGTCCCAGTCCCAGCAGCAGCAGATGGTGGACGCTAATAAGTCCGGGGGGCTCTACCGCACCGTCAGCTCGGGCATGgaagccgccggcgccggcgtcggcGCCGCCAGCAACCTGATTCGGCAGAGCAGCTCCCCCGCCGGTTTCCTGGATCATTTCAGCATGGACAACG GGTACGGGGCGATGCTGAGGGCGAGCATGGGCATGGGTTTCCgggacggcagcggcggcgccggtGGCGGCACGACGGATTCcctcgcgggcggcggcggcggtagcggCAGGCTCAAGGGGCAGCTGAGCTTCTCGTCGCGACAGGGGTCGCTGATGTCCCAGATCTCGGAGATGGACAGCGAGGATGTCGGAGGGAGCAGCCCCGAGGCCGCTGGCGGCGGCAGGGGCGCCTACATCCCGGGGTACCCGATGAGCTCCGCCGGGTGGGACGAGTCGTCGTCTGCGCTCGTGTCGGACAGCCTGTCCGGGATGAAACGCCCGCCGGACTCGTCGGAGCCCggcggccagcagcagcagcagaacggCGGGCTGGCGCACCAGTTCAGCCTGCCCAAGACGTCGTCGGAGATGGCGGCCATCGAGAAGTTCCTCCAGTTCCAGGACGCCGTGCCCTGCAAGATCCGCGCCAAGCGCGGGTGCGCCACGCACCCGCGCAGCATCGCCGAGCGG GTGAGGAGGACAAAGATCAGCGAGCGAATCAGGAAGCTGCAGGAGCTCGTGCCCAACATGGACAag CAAACCAACACCTCCGACATGCTGGATTTGGCCGTCGACTACATCAAGGATCTCCAGAAGCAGGTCAAG GCGTTGAACGAGAGCCGCGCCAGCTGCACCTGCCCGGCGAGCAAGCACCAGCAGTTCTCCGGCTGA